The Poecilia reticulata strain Guanapo linkage group LG4, Guppy_female_1.0+MT, whole genome shotgun sequence genomic interval TGATCTTTGtttttagggtgcattcacaccagccccaACTAGTCCACTTTTATCACACTGTAGTTCATGTGCCTCGAAAGAGCTGTTCGTTTACATCGATGTGAATGTACaattgaactctgatccagaccAAAAATCAAACTGTGGTCTGCCTACAATCCTAGGTCTTGGTGCAGCTGACGTGAACTGTAGTGTGGTTTGAATGCCAAGTGGATTGGAGGCTGTTCCAAAAgtaggaagtggactacagttatgattttgattgtttttttaggaTGATCTGAAGAGGCGATCGATGTCTATAGATGACACTCCGCGTGGCAGCTGGGCCTGCAGCATCTTTGACTTGAAGAATTCCCTTCCAGACGCTCTTCTCCCTCACCTCCTCGACCGTGCTCCCAACGAGGAGATTGATCGGCACAATGAAGACCAGCGCAAGGCCAGCCGCCATCGCGAACTCTTTGCTTTACATCCCGCTCTCGATGAGGTAACAACATTTTGATTCTCAAATGAACATCTTGTCTCTCAAAGCTTTTAGCTTTTAGTTTTGTGCATCACTCAATCCAAATAggactttgatttttgttttaatgactgATTACCAGTATAGTTTCTGGTGTTCAGCTGTGCTGTCTTTGTGCATGTGCAGGAGGAGCCCATTGAGCGCCACTGTGTGCCTGAAGTACCTAAAGAGCACTTTGGCCAAAGGCTACTCGTCAAATGCTTGTCCTTGAAGTAAGTGGTGGAGAGGctttttcaggaaaaaagaaaagctctctAGTTATATTTAACTGCTCCTTTTTGCTGACTCACTTGTTTTTACTCCCCCTTTTGAAGGTTTGAGATCGAAATTGAACCCATATTTGCTAGTTTGGCCTTATACGATGTCAAGGAAAAGAGAAAGGTAAGCTGTTACgcttttttcagttcttttccTGGCCCTGAGTTGTGTGGTCACTTCTGCAAACCATTAAAATTGTTGGGAGGATAAAGGAAATCTGATGAGTGGACTGTAAAAATTTATGCTGTGTTCTGTTAAGGTTTCAAGAATCTACAGTGGTTAAATCACACAGTGGAATTATGTTACAGTAACAAACACTAGAGGGTAGCAGTGGCCTTGAGATGTAGCTCTCTCATATATATATTGCCTCGCTTCTGGGCTCTATTGATTCACCAGGGGCTCATTTTTCTCTGAAACTACCATGTTTGTCAGCAACTGTGTGCAAGAAATCAAGTTGCAGTTACAAAGCCattggctaaaaataaaataatattttattattattgtagtgTATTTGTTATACGGATGCATTGTTTTgtctaaaataatcaaattataaCTTATTTTCTGTTCCCTTTAGATATCCGAAAACTTTTTCTTCGACTTAAATTCGGAGCAGATGAAAGGAATGTTGCGTCCGCACATCCAGACGGCAGCCATCTCCACCCTGGCGCGCTCTGCCATTTTCTCCATCACCTATCCTTCCCAGGATATCTTCCTGGTCATCAAGGTGAAACAACTGTGCTATGATTTCCTTTGCATCAGTGATGAATTTAAAAATTCTTAACTACTTTTAATTCttaagaattaaaaatgttaggGGTAATACTTTATGTTGATTATAACAGAGATGAAGTAAAcaatatatttgaaatacaaCAATTACAACTAACCAGATGGTCTGTGTAGTCACTAATaatgaaatgattaaaatttattttcatgccaAGTTTTTCAGGGATGTCtgggaaaacataaatttttatgcattttggcctttcatccacacaaaaacTTAGTTTGATATTACAAAAAGCAATTATTTATCAGTGAAGATTTCATAAATGGTTTCCAAAGTGGAGATTTGAGAAAcatcagtatttgttttttttgtgttcacaTAAAACTAAAGCTTAGTTTTAGGTTTGCATACATTACAGTCTGTGGCAAAGAACACACCAGTGCATCCTTACTTCCTTAGCACGATTCCCAATCGACATagtcttgtgttttattaactttatattctaatatgatatttaaaagtagttcaaccTATACATCTGTCCACACAAACAAATCTCCTGGCCCCATGTTTAATTCATAACAGGAAGTAGTTGTTGTTCTGAaggattctgattggctgatataGACTTTAGCTTTGCACTATGCTGCCCCTTATAGGTTTGGTTTGGCATGCTTAAAACATCGCTCAAGGAAATATTTGCTCAAGGAAATATTTGTACAGGTTTGTGTTGATGGAGCCTTTTCTGAAANNNNNNNNNNNNNNNNNNNNNNNNNNNNNNNNNNNNNNNNNNNNNtaacctgtttttctttttattttgtcaacagCTAGAAAAGGTACTACAGCAAGGTGATATTGGTGAATGTGCAGAGCCTTACATGGTCTTCAAGGAGTCAGATGCAGCCAAGGTACGATCAGTGGGAATTAGAtcgaaaaataaatgcagaatttTATATCTGATCTGAAGACATAATGTGCAGATAATCCATATATTTacctggatttctttttttgatggcttgttttgacatttgttttatcaaaatataCAGTATCAGCATTTAAATTAACTAATAGGAATGATGTAGTGCTTCAGGGATGGACCATAATTTGTGATATGGTTCTCTAATGAGTAAATTGCTAGTATGCttcatttaatatattttttatagaacAAAGAGAAGCTGGAGAAGCTCCGAAGTCAGTCAGAGCAATTCTGTCAGCGTCTGGGTCGCTACAGGATGCCTTTCGCATGGACCGCCATCCACCTGATGAACATTGTCAACAGCGCTGGCAGCCTGGAGAGAGATACCGAATTAGAGATGAGCTTATCAGGTCTGAATAATAACtcaaacattgaaataaaaactacagatGTGCAATTCCACAAAATGTTTACAGGTTTGCACTTAACTGGGTACAGAGAGCGTTAGAAGCGCTGGCAGCCATGCAAGAGCCTTTTGGACCAGTCAATGCATTCCCACCCTTTGAAATCTTCAtctaaaaaaacctttttgacaACAAATAGGAAGAAAagtcagagaaaataaacatccaacaaaaacatgcagctatATTGATCCCTGGAGTGTTATTTTGAGTTGTTTGTTCAGCCTTTGGCTAAGTTTGGAGTGCTGTGGTAGCGCAGGGGTTAaccacaacccacatatggaggtcTTAGTTCTCAACGCAGCcattgcaggttcgattcccagcctggcgacCGTTGTCGCATGtcctcccccttctctcattaccctctttcctgtcaattcactatcaaataaaggccactagagccaataaaaacttaaaaaaaacatagctaagtttaaaaggttttttattctacattttgtttttctttaatgtttaaagagagaaaaggctCATGGTCAGAACGGAGGAACTCGAGCATCATGGGAAGGCGTTCCCTGGAGAGGACCACCAGTGGAGATGAATCATGCAGTCTGACAGGATTTAGGCCTGCAACACTTACCATTACAAACTTCTTTAAACAGGTACAAGTTGATTCAGAAAACCCATTATCTTTCAttatggtgtttttcttttaatttatttgtttgctttcatgCTTCATGGTAGGAAGGGGACAGGCTCAGTGATGAAGATTTGTTTAAGTTTCTGGCTGACATGAGGAGACCTTCTTCAGTCCTGAGAAGGCTCAGGCCCATAACAGGTTCTGACAATTCTTCAATGTATCACCTTTTAGGACAttggaaaaacagaacaatattGTTCAgtttaactatttatttttctttcccaccTTTCATCACCATAGCCCAGTTAAAGTTAGACATCTCCCCAGCTCCAGAGAACCCCCACTATTGCCTGACTCCTGACCTTACCCAGGTTAAACCTTACCCAGACAGCAGGGTGCGCCCCACCAGAGAGATCCTGGAATTTCCTGCCAGGGACGTCTATGTGCCAAACACCACGTACAGGTACACAAAAATAGTTTTCACTTTAAgagttttctttaattatgtctGTCTCATCATTTTCAGGAGACCAATTAAATCTCTTCTCAtccatttactttattttgaaaatgacttGATTAATTGGGTCAGTTCACTGTTGAGGTAAACAACAGGAATGTTTACCTCATTCCTGTTGTTTTGTGAAGGTCACAGTTGCCAGAACACTGCACACACTGACAGCAcctgcatgcacacacagattCGATCTGATCTGTGTACATAGTGGATGTTGCCCACCTGAATAAGGGCTATTTTTGTCAAGGTGACTTAGAAATCTAAATGTTACCAGACAGTAGCCCACAGGGCCCCACTGTTGCCAGATTTGCTGGTTTGCATGCAAAAAGGTCTCCATCCAGTAGAGACTGATTTATCTCATTCTATGACTGAAAGAAATTTTTAGTTTCTCAGGGTGAAGGGAGGAGGTGGGGGGAAAGTTTGGTATtagcatgttttaaaattatcttCAAATCATAcaacacaaattattttgtgatcATAGTTTTatgatcacaaaataaatcGAAAGAGCTGACATGTCGGACATGTAAAAGACTAAATACAACATGGCTGACTTCCCAGGATGTCTACAAAAAGTCATGTCAATAACGATCAAACGTATTTAAATAGTTGAAATTGATCAAAGGTAACTTCCTGTATAGAAGCACGGGCTTTAGAAGTTTGTTTGTCTGGAGCAAACAAGCATGTTAGTACAATGTCAGGGTGCTAAGACAATAGCAATAGCCTTATAGAAGTagcattactttttttttttaatcaagtgaGTTGAATCATTACCAGAAAATGTCCATTTAAATTGTACTTAGTGATgtacttaaattcaaaataatttagacAAGGGGACTGCAAGCTTTACAATCTCAAGAGCCAATTTTGCCCTCAGtccagcaaaacaaaacaaaacacgtgAAGAGCCACATATGTTACATGATGTTCTGAacaaagaaatacaatttttagttaaagaaggaaaaacatgaaGTATTTTTGTTAGAGAGAGGACAGATATAAATTCTTCTATGATATCCtgatatttgtttgaaaaaaataaataaaataataataataataataataataaaaaacacaaagtttccaACCTATTCTTTGCTTGAAATTTAGTGCAAttccaataaaaagaaaaaaatatctctaTTAAGAACggtttttctttgtcattttaatcaaagttCTTATGAGCCTTTGTGGAAGATACAAAAAGCCAATTGAGGCTACGACTCCAGGCTTCTGATTAGAACCAAAATATAATCAGAATGTCTTATTAGTGTAGTAGTATctgaatttctgaatttttaatttcctttgaaCAACtgcttttaaagtgttttaataagATTAATCAAATAGAGAAACAcatgttgatttatttgatttatttattttctttttcataaatacaGTGGGATTGGATAgcatacaaacatttttgccAGGAAGACACCAAGCATgacacacatttacaaaacaggaATTTGTGCTGCACTAATGATGCGAGTCAATATGACCCAATAACAGTGGAGACTCAAACACACAATGTTAGCTAACAATGCCAGCATTAATCATTGTCGcatgaacatattttaaatactatacagaataaaaatagaaaactgacCTGACAATGATAAAAGGTAATCAGTGCACTGCCAAAGTTTGAATGATCAATAGTTTGCTGACAAAACCTTACCTTGCCTATAAACCTGAGAGGTTGAAATGAGAGGATAGGGTggtacaaaacaataaaaaaaatctagaatgTCTACATATGAGTTAAACAAAAGCAGCCTGCACATTATAGTTATAGCAAATACAATTCCTATTGAAGCTTACATATTGTAATGTGCATGCATTATGTAATAAGACAATGGCTATTCTGCCTGTTACTTCAGAcaacatgtttcacatcataaagataaaatacaCTTCTAATAGTATACATTGCCTAGAAGCTGAAATGTATTTGGGTTAATTTGATTGCACAATTTGATTGAAATTCATTGAGAAGTGTTCAACCCATGTAAGTCCCCGGGTATCTGGAACAGAATCTGGCTGTGATGTGGATCAATAGGTCCACTGATTGCAGATGTTGTGTAATAACTGTTCTAGTGTCCTTGGTGCATCAAATCCAATAGGTTAATAACCTACATGCTATTATTGAACCATTGCATCACATCTGTAAGTCCAAATTATGACATATTTCACCCAACAAAAAGTTAGAAGGCAAACTCAATCTTACTTCCCTTTCTGATGAAACCTTTAACTGAGTGTAGATCATTGTGTAAAGACACAGAATAGCAATAGTATATGAACATCTGAGGGATGTGAGGTTAGTTTCCACTATCTGTTAATGCACGTAAGCTGATTTTGCTCATCTTGAGGTAATATGAAGGCCCTGTGCCAGGCCGCCATTGAATGCCCTTCCTCCTCACAGACCGTCCTTTTGTTCTCAAAGAGAAATACTTTCCATTTAGGTTGGTTTCACTGCACGCACTCTGCCACCAACCTCCTGCAAATGCATGAAGCAACAGTTGTATCAACACAAACTCTGCAACTAATTTCTACAATTTCTGCCATGAGAGATACAGCACCTGTGCAGTTGCGCGTAGTacagtcagagctgcagccGCTGTCGTTGTTCTTGTCTTTTGTGGAAAATCTCGATCCGGTCAGGTTGGTCATTGCGTCAGGTAGGTCCCCTGCCAAGTGGCTGAGGTGAAGGGTGTAGTCCTCGGAGGGACCTTCCAATGAAAAGCTGTACTCAGCCCAATGCTTTTCCTCTTTCCAGTCTTCCACGTCAATTCGCATGATGTAACTTCCCAGTTGGCTGATGgtgtgtattttctttaagCCCAGCCAGAAGTCCTCTGTAGGAAACRGCAGTCAACAAATTGATCCATTCTGAACTGCTTATATGTGAAAGAAACTTATCggaaatgtaaaacactttgaaatgcacCATGATTGGTATTAATTGTGACAAGGAAAGCTGCAGAACTGGCTAATCGCTCAGATTCTACAAGTGTACTCACTCTCTAGGTTTCCAAAGCCTTTTTGATACATTTCCCATGTTTGGTCAAAATCCACTGTACTATCAACTCTTTGCTGAATGACAGTGAAACCCTGATCTATAGAAGAAAAACGGAAATGTACAGTTCCGTATTATATTAAGACATCTctataaaaggtaaaaataagttttctgttttacttacCTGAACTAATTTCACAGTAAGCATAAAATGGCTCAGATTGGTTTGGTTTGACAGCATAGACTCCACTCTTTGTTTCTCCTCTGGTAAATAACTCACTGCAGTCTGCAGGAAGGTCTGCAACATATTCATAAGTGAAGACAGATTATAACCAGTTGATCTAAAATTAAgcaatatttttatcttaatgacacattttagaCAGTTACCACGTGTTTCTGTTCCAGTGGAGTTTATTTGCAGATATTCAAACATGTCAGTGGCTGAATGGTCTGAATCCATTGCCTTATCAATAGTTTGCTGGAAGCTGTTGAAGCTAAGCTGCAGAGGAAAGATAAACACAAGTATTTTCCATCTTGAAAGAATTTGTCTACATCATGTTTTTCAAGGTGCAATGTGCATGTAGGTTGCTTTATATTCCACATCTACCTTTTCCTCCAGATTTTTAATCTTGATTTTCTGGTGGTCCAGCTGATCATGCTGCTCCTTCACTGCTTTTAGAAGACTGGTGATTGTTTTCTCTTGTGCTTCAATTACCTCCtacaaaatatttgattcatGCATAATTTCCACATTATTAAGAAAATTCTATTGTGGtatcttaaaaaagaaagttctTTAATGTTCAACTGTTGAACAAAAAACCAGATATTCTGATATACTTTGACAAAAAGTATGAGGAATGTGAAATGCAATGCCAAAATAGTTTCATTATGAATAGTATACTGTTACTGTTATGTCTTCATTTATAATCCATACCAACTTCCTACTTTTGAACATTCAGCATTAAAGATTTATGGAACATCCACATTAGTATCACATGTATTTCAGTGAAACCAGGTATAGAGAGgcttttaatttagctttttgtgGAGTTTTATAATCTCTATCTCCTCACCTTAAGGGTTGTGATTTCGCTGAGCTGGTCTGCGGGGATCATGCTGTCCGACAATCCCTTCAGCCTCTCCTCCAGGCTTCCCACTTTGCTCTGCAACTGCGTGCGCTCCTGCAGGATGGTGTTGATCTTGGTGTTGATTTCCATGGATAGGTTTCTGATCTCCTCATTGTTGACCTTCAAGATATTGGTGGTCTTCTTgagttcctcctcttcctctttgatTTCGGATGTGACCACTGAGAGCTGGTAAAAGGAGCGGTCGAAAATGTTGAGCTTTTGGAAGATGTCATTGATTTGGGCTTTGGTCTTGTGGACAAACTCTCGCAAACTCTGGCCAAGTTGGAGGAGCCCGTTGGCCAGGAGGCGGACGTCATCCAGCATGGCGAAGCGGGATTTTGCTTCGGTTGGAGTCGCCTCTGTGGTGAGAGCCTCTGAGGGCAGGGTGGGGGGCTCCCTCCTGGGCGAGGTGTCCAGATGGAACGCGGCAGTCGAACCAGCTAACAGCAGAAACAGGCAAAACAGCTTCATTGTGATTTTCCTCCTCCGATCCGTAAATGTGGAAGCTGTTTTTAACGTTGCTTTCACTACTTTTTAACTCTATTCTTCCTGCCTGTGCTTACCACCAAGTCTCCTTTACTGTTAAAAATGATTAGAGAGCAGCAGGCGGTGCTGCGTTATATACCCACAGTAGAGGCGGGGGGGATTAGCTGATCATTAAACCCTACTATGTTTTTAGCTTTGTCTCCCACCTCCTCTCAAATCCCCCTCGAGCCCTCCCTctcccaaacaaacaaatcacagTAGTGTGCAAATGACATGTGCCCCCCACCCCTTCTCTACTAACCATTTAACCCCAATCCCCTCTATACCACAC includes:
- the angptl3 gene encoding angiopoietin-related protein 3; this translates as MKLFCLFLLLAGSTAAFHLDTSPRREPPTLPSEALTTEATPTEAKSRFAMLDDVRLLANGLLQLGQSLREFVHKTKAQINDIFQKLNIFDRSFYQLSVVTSEIKEEEEELKKTTNILKVNNEEIRNLSMEINTKINTILQERTQLQSKVGSLEERLKGLSDSMIPADQLSEITTLKEVIEAQEKTITSLLKAVKEQHDQLDHQKIKIKNLEEKLSFNSFQQTIDKAMDSDHSATDMFEYLQINSTGTETRDLPADCSELFTRGETKSGVYAVKPNQSEPFYAYCEISSDQGFTVIQQRVDSTVDFDQTWEMYQKGFGNLEKDFWLGLKKIHTISQLGSYIMRIDVEDWKEEKHWAEYSFSLEGPSEDYTLHLSHLAGDLPDAMTNLTGSRFSTKDKNNDSGCSSDCTTRNCTGGWWQSACSETNLNGKYFSLRTKGRSVRRKGIQWRPGTGPSYYLKMSKISLRALTDSGN